In Quadrisphaera sp. RL12-1S, a single genomic region encodes these proteins:
- a CDS encoding phosphatase PAP2 family protein: protein MVRSRPLVVLGVLLAAASAVGVWALHRAFVLTVHGQAVDEAALVGARTRLWRLEGGANAVLDSVSAVAVLAALGVVAVVALAQRRVRLALAAVVLVGGALATTQVAKHLLLHRPDLDVTYALDNSLPSGHTTFAGAVSAAALLVAPVRLRPLVAVLGAAYTSAIGVGTLAAGWHRPSDAVAAMLVVVAWGALLTPLAGGRPTAGTGAGGRAGAVVVLLVGAVVGLGAAAAALAATWSSVPPAPRGRTAQLVAGAGGALGVGGAACAAVLVLLLLQRAADRAADRAADRAAGHGAGRVAASGGGGTGAPRAGGGAGAAGGTVTAPQPTARPGSPG, encoded by the coding sequence GTGGTCCGCAGCCGCCCGCTGGTGGTCCTCGGCGTGCTCCTCGCCGCGGCGTCCGCGGTGGGCGTGTGGGCGCTGCACCGCGCCTTCGTGCTCACCGTCCACGGCCAGGCCGTCGACGAGGCGGCCCTGGTGGGGGCACGCACCCGCCTGTGGCGGCTGGAGGGCGGCGCCAACGCCGTGCTCGACAGCGTCTCCGCGGTGGCGGTGCTCGCCGCGCTGGGGGTGGTCGCCGTGGTGGCGCTGGCCCAGCGCCGCGTGCGCCTGGCGCTGGCCGCGGTGGTGCTGGTCGGCGGTGCGCTGGCCACCACGCAGGTGGCCAAGCACCTGCTGCTGCACCGGCCCGACCTCGACGTGACCTACGCCCTCGACAACTCCCTGCCCAGCGGCCACACGACCTTCGCGGGCGCCGTCTCCGCCGCCGCGCTGCTGGTGGCCCCCGTCCGCCTGCGCCCGCTGGTGGCGGTGCTGGGCGCGGCGTACACCTCGGCCATCGGGGTGGGGACGCTGGCCGCGGGCTGGCACCGCCCCAGCGACGCCGTGGCCGCGATGCTCGTGGTGGTGGCCTGGGGGGCCCTGCTGACACCGCTCGCGGGGGGCCGGCCGACCGCCGGGACCGGCGCCGGCGGCCGCGCCGGCGCCGTCGTCGTCCTCCTGGTGGGCGCGGTGGTGGGACTGGGTGCCGCGGCGGCGGCGCTGGCCGCCACCTGGAGCTCGGTGCCGCCCGCGCCGAGGGGCCGCACGGCCCAGCTGGTGGCCGGTGCGGGCGGGGCGCTCGGCGTCGGAGGTGCGGCGTGCGCCGCGGTGCTGGTGCTCCTCCTGCTCCAGCGCGCTGCCGACCGCGCTGCCGACCGCGCTGCCGACCGGGCTGCCGGCCATGGCGCCGGACGGGTGGCCGCGTCGGGCGGTGGGGGGACCGGTGCGCCGCGCGCCGGGGGCGGTGCCGGCGCAGCGGGAGGTACGGTGACCGCGCCGCAGCCGACGGCGAGGCCCGGGTCCCCCGGCTGA
- a CDS encoding DUF7059 domain-containing protein, whose translation MTTQPAQPAAPAHARPPLPPRAEGAAAAALRSDLERSGWTVEGVERLLGPVADAALRRDSLVPASRAAGAAGDGDPVGVLTRLFLLAQPVPRGALDAALPRTGSDGAVAHGLVEAAGAAPDDAVRALVDLRPHAAVDALGEVAWWVASDLGEHALGPGRPLPPEHVLGIGGASASLARLAVRTPVGRVLDVGTGSGVQALHASRHAGSVTATDTSARALGFAAFNAALAGVDLDLRRGSLLEPVAGERFDQVVSNPPFVVTPRAAGVPGWEYRDGGLVGDEVVRRLVTGLGGALAPGGSAQLLGNWEHRTGEGWRDRVQGWLDESGLDGWVVQREVMDPAHYAETWIRDGGQRPGPEADALLEAWLDDFAARGVEAIGLGFVVLHAPPAGAAGRPRWSRVEEVTAPLERPLGEHVAAVLAARERLAATDDDGLLAARLRVADDVTEERHARPGEGGPRAVLLRAGGGLGRTASVGTALAGLVGACDGELEVGQVVQALAVLLEVDAAALRAELLPQVRGLLEDGLLEWT comes from the coding sequence CTGACCACCCAGCCAGCCCAGCCCGCCGCGCCCGCGCACGCCCGGCCGCCGCTGCCCCCTCGCGCCGAGGGGGCAGCGGCGGCCGCGCTGCGCTCGGACCTGGAGCGCTCCGGCTGGACGGTGGAGGGCGTCGAGCGCCTGCTGGGCCCGGTGGCCGACGCCGCGCTGCGCCGCGACTCCCTCGTGCCGGCCTCCCGGGCCGCCGGCGCCGCGGGCGACGGCGACCCGGTGGGCGTGCTCACGCGGCTGTTCCTCCTGGCCCAGCCGGTGCCCCGCGGCGCCCTCGACGCCGCCCTGCCCCGCACCGGCTCGGACGGCGCGGTGGCGCACGGGCTCGTCGAGGCGGCCGGCGCCGCCCCCGACGACGCCGTGCGGGCCCTGGTGGACCTGCGCCCGCACGCCGCCGTGGACGCCCTCGGCGAGGTGGCGTGGTGGGTGGCCTCCGACCTGGGCGAGCACGCCCTGGGCCCCGGCCGGCCGCTGCCGCCGGAGCACGTGCTGGGCATCGGGGGAGCGTCCGCGTCCCTGGCGCGCCTCGCGGTGCGGACCCCGGTCGGCCGCGTGCTCGACGTGGGGACCGGCAGCGGGGTGCAGGCGCTGCACGCCTCCCGTCACGCCGGCTCCGTCACCGCCACGGACACCTCCGCCCGCGCCCTGGGCTTCGCGGCCTTCAACGCCGCCCTCGCGGGCGTCGATCTGGACCTGCGCCGCGGCAGCCTCCTGGAGCCCGTGGCGGGAGAGCGCTTCGACCAGGTGGTCTCCAACCCGCCGTTCGTGGTCACCCCGCGCGCCGCGGGAGTGCCCGGCTGGGAGTACCGCGACGGCGGCCTGGTCGGTGACGAGGTGGTCCGCCGGCTCGTCACCGGCCTCGGCGGCGCGCTCGCCCCCGGTGGCAGCGCGCAGCTGCTCGGCAACTGGGAGCACCGCACCGGCGAGGGCTGGCGGGACCGCGTACAGGGCTGGCTGGACGAGTCCGGCCTGGACGGCTGGGTGGTGCAGCGGGAGGTCATGGACCCGGCGCACTACGCCGAGACCTGGATCCGCGACGGCGGCCAGCGGCCCGGTCCGGAGGCCGACGCGCTCCTGGAGGCCTGGCTGGACGACTTCGCCGCCCGCGGCGTGGAGGCCATCGGCCTGGGCTTCGTCGTCCTGCACGCACCGCCCGCCGGCGCGGCGGGCCGACCCCGGTGGTCCCGCGTGGAGGAGGTCACCGCGCCCCTGGAGCGCCCGCTCGGCGAGCACGTCGCCGCGGTGCTCGCCGCCCGGGAGCGCCTGGCCGCCACCGACGACGACGGGCTGCTGGCGGCGCGCCTGCGGGTGGCCGACGACGTGACCGAGGAGCGGCACGCCCGTCCCGGCGAGGGCGGGCCCCGCGCGGTGCTCCTGCGGGCCGGGGGCGGGCTCGGGCGCACGGCCTCCGTCGGCACCGCGCTCGCGGGCCTGGTGGGCGCGTGCGACGGCGAGCTGGAGGTCGGGCAGGTCGTCCAGGCCCTCGCGGTGCTGCTCGAGGTGGACGCCGCCGCCCTGCGCGCCGAGCTGCTGCCCCAGGTGCGCGGCCTGCTCGAGGACGGGCTGCTGGAGTGGACGTGA
- a CDS encoding sodium-translocating pyrophosphatase, with the protein MLGLTSSAVLTGVQTAAGASTTASTAVTGRDQTIVVAIAVIAALGLVMAFVFRRQVLAAGEGTERMQEIAAGVQEGASAYLRRQLRTLAIFALPVIALLFVLPGDTEVRVGRAVLFVVGAVFSAAIGYLGMSLAVRANVRVAAAARTPEGRAEGFRLAIRTGGTVGMATVGLGLLGASLVVLFFKDQAPTMLEGFGFGAALVAMFMRVGGGIFTKAADVGADLVGKVEQGIPEDDPRNAATIADNVGDNVGDCAGMAADLFESYAVTLVAALILGRAAFGDAGLVFPLLVPAVGAVTAVLGILLIRTRGSESGLGAIQRGFYLSAVVSAVGSTAVAFAYLPASFADLPGLAQAGASTTDPRFLASAAVIVGILLAVVILWITGYYTGTEAKPTQGVARTSLTGPATVVLSGIGLGLTSAVYTTLIIGGAVLLCFLLAAGSTTLALFLVALAGTGLLTTVGVIVAMDTFGPVSDNAQGIAEMSGDVDEAGARTLTDLDAVGNTTKAITKGIAIATAVLAATALFGSLTATFQTALFSAVQGLTQDPSPYVIQSLGLVVTAGGAALGIGQVTIPSVLVGLLAGAAVVFLFSGLAIDAVTRAAGAIVFEVRRQFREKPGIMDGTEKPEYGRVVDICTRDSLRELATPGLLAVLAPVVVGFGLGIASLAGFLAGAIGTGCLMAVFLANSGGAWDNAKKLVEDGRYGGKGSEAHAATVIGDTVGDPFKDTAGPAINPLLKVMNLVAILIVPAVVSLTVGQSASTPLRLGIAAVALLVLVVAVYLSARRTSALDADEDDDDLDDDLDDDGDGSAADGPRADDAHDLDDADAVDEGARTGDRPGGAEREPAAEPTR; encoded by the coding sequence ATGCTCGGGCTGACGAGCTCTGCCGTGCTGACCGGGGTGCAGACCGCGGCTGGTGCGTCCACGACTGCCAGCACGGCCGTGACCGGCCGAGACCAGACCATCGTCGTCGCCATCGCGGTCATCGCCGCGCTCGGCCTGGTGATGGCGTTCGTGTTCCGCCGGCAGGTGCTCGCCGCCGGTGAGGGCACCGAGCGGATGCAGGAGATCGCCGCCGGCGTGCAGGAGGGCGCGAGCGCCTACCTGCGCCGCCAGCTGCGCACGCTCGCGATCTTCGCGCTGCCCGTGATCGCCCTGCTGTTCGTGCTCCCCGGAGACACCGAGGTACGCGTGGGGCGCGCCGTCCTGTTCGTCGTCGGTGCGGTCTTCTCGGCGGCCATCGGCTACCTGGGCATGTCCCTGGCCGTCCGCGCCAACGTGCGCGTCGCAGCCGCGGCGCGCACCCCCGAGGGGCGCGCCGAGGGCTTTCGCCTGGCCATCCGCACCGGGGGCACCGTCGGCATGGCCACGGTGGGCCTCGGCCTGCTGGGCGCCTCGCTGGTGGTGCTCTTCTTCAAGGACCAGGCCCCGACCATGCTCGAGGGCTTCGGCTTCGGGGCGGCCCTGGTGGCCATGTTCATGCGCGTGGGCGGCGGCATCTTCACGAAGGCCGCCGACGTCGGCGCCGACCTCGTGGGCAAGGTCGAGCAGGGCATCCCCGAGGACGACCCCCGCAACGCCGCCACCATCGCCGACAACGTGGGCGACAACGTGGGCGACTGCGCCGGCATGGCCGCTGACCTCTTCGAGTCCTACGCCGTCACGCTGGTGGCCGCGCTCATCCTGGGCCGCGCCGCCTTCGGGGACGCCGGCCTGGTGTTCCCGCTGCTCGTCCCCGCGGTGGGGGCCGTCACCGCGGTGCTGGGCATCCTGCTCATCCGCACCCGCGGGTCCGAGAGCGGCCTGGGCGCCATCCAGCGCGGCTTCTACCTCTCGGCCGTGGTCTCGGCGGTCGGCAGCACGGCCGTCGCCTTCGCCTACCTCCCGGCGAGCTTCGCCGACCTCCCGGGCCTCGCCCAGGCCGGCGCCAGCACCACCGACCCCCGGTTCCTGGCCTCGGCCGCGGTGATCGTGGGGATCCTGCTCGCGGTGGTCATCCTGTGGATCACGGGGTACTACACGGGCACCGAGGCGAAGCCGACGCAGGGCGTGGCCCGCACCTCCCTGACCGGGCCGGCCACCGTGGTGCTGTCCGGCATCGGCCTGGGCCTGACCTCGGCGGTCTACACCACCCTGATCATCGGCGGCGCCGTGCTGCTGTGCTTCCTGCTGGCGGCAGGCAGCACCACCCTCGCGCTGTTCCTCGTGGCGCTGGCCGGCACCGGCCTGCTCACCACCGTGGGCGTCATCGTGGCGATGGACACCTTCGGCCCGGTCAGCGACAACGCCCAGGGCATCGCGGAGATGTCCGGTGACGTCGACGAGGCCGGGGCGCGCACCCTCACCGACCTCGACGCGGTGGGCAACACCACCAAGGCCATCACCAAGGGCATCGCCATCGCCACGGCGGTGCTGGCGGCCACGGCGCTGTTCGGGTCGCTCACCGCGACCTTCCAGACGGCGCTGTTCTCGGCGGTCCAGGGCCTCACCCAGGACCCGTCCCCGTACGTCATCCAGTCACTCGGGCTCGTGGTGACCGCCGGCGGCGCCGCGCTCGGCATCGGCCAGGTGACCATCCCCAGCGTGCTCGTGGGCCTGCTGGCCGGCGCCGCCGTCGTCTTCCTCTTCTCGGGCCTGGCGATCGACGCCGTGACCCGCGCCGCCGGCGCGATCGTCTTCGAGGTGCGCCGCCAGTTCCGGGAGAAGCCCGGGATCATGGACGGCACCGAGAAGCCCGAGTACGGCCGCGTGGTGGACATCTGCACCCGCGACTCCCTGCGCGAGCTGGCCACCCCCGGCCTCCTGGCGGTGCTGGCGCCCGTGGTGGTCGGCTTCGGCCTGGGCATCGCGTCGCTGGCCGGCTTCCTCGCCGGCGCCATCGGCACCGGGTGCCTCATGGCGGTGTTCCTGGCCAACTCCGGCGGCGCGTGGGACAACGCCAAGAAGCTCGTCGAGGACGGCCGCTACGGCGGCAAGGGCTCCGAGGCCCACGCCGCCACCGTCATCGGCGACACCGTGGGAGACCCCTTCAAGGACACCGCCGGCCCGGCCATCAACCCGCTGCTCAAGGTCATGAACCTCGTGGCGATCCTCATCGTGCCGGCCGTGGTCAGCCTCACCGTCGGGCAGAGCGCCAGCACCCCGCTCCGCCTGGGCATCGCCGCCGTGGCGCTGCTCGTGCTCGTCGTCGCGGTCTACCTCTCGGCCCGGCGCACCAGCGCCCTCGACGCCGACGAGGACGACGACGACCTCGACGACGACCTCGACGACGACGGCGACGGGTCCGCCGCGGACGGCCCGCGCGCCGACGACGCCCACGACCTCGACGACGCAGACGCCGTCGACGAGGGCGCGCGCACCGGTGACCGCCCGGGGGGCGCCGAGCGCGAGCCGGCGGCCGAGCCCACCCGCTGA
- a CDS encoding ATP-binding protein — translation MAVTAPADGPSSAPAPLGPVVLRFSSLPEHVRIARLVTTSLARRAGLAGGDVEGVRLAVGEACGRAVQRSESAGTAELVEVTATSRGGVLVVEVVDHAGDDGVETEEVAMLLMEGLADEVSVTAGPGGPGGTTRLTWRAAPSRPTTAAGAPS, via the coding sequence GTGGCCGTGACCGCACCGGCGGACGGCCCCAGCAGCGCTCCCGCGCCGCTGGGGCCGGTCGTGCTGCGCTTCTCCTCCCTGCCCGAGCACGTCCGCATCGCGCGCCTGGTGACCACGTCCCTGGCGCGCCGCGCCGGACTGGCCGGGGGCGACGTCGAGGGCGTCCGGCTCGCGGTGGGGGAGGCCTGCGGCAGGGCGGTCCAGCGCAGCGAGTCCGCGGGCACCGCGGAGCTCGTGGAGGTCACCGCCACCTCCCGCGGCGGGGTGCTCGTGGTGGAGGTCGTCGACCACGCCGGGGACGACGGGGTGGAGACCGAGGAGGTGGCCATGCTGCTCATGGAGGGCCTGGCCGACGAGGTGTCCGTGACCGCGGGCCCCGGTGGGCCCGGCGGCACCACCCGGCTCACCTGGCGCGCCGCGCCGAGCCGCCCGACGACGGCGGCGGGCGCCCCGTCCTGA
- a CDS encoding STAS domain-containing protein, which translates to MDLSVTSREQGGRTVVEVGGEIDVYTAPVLRERLNDLVGEGRHHLVVDMEKVDFLDSTGLGVLVGGLKRVRSHDGSLHLVCTQEKILKVFRITGLTKVFPIHSSVDDAVAASSGDAAS; encoded by the coding sequence GTGGACCTGTCCGTGACCAGCCGCGAGCAGGGCGGCCGGACCGTCGTCGAGGTCGGCGGCGAGATCGACGTCTACACCGCCCCCGTGCTGCGCGAGCGCCTGAACGACCTCGTCGGGGAGGGGCGCCACCACCTCGTGGTGGACATGGAGAAGGTCGACTTCCTCGACTCCACCGGCCTCGGCGTCCTGGTGGGCGGCCTCAAGCGGGTCCGCTCGCACGACGGGTCGCTGCACCTGGTGTGCACCCAGGAGAAGATCCTCAAGGTCTTCCGCATCACGGGGCTGACCAAGGTCTTCCCGATCCACTCCAGCGTGGACGACGCCGTCGCGGCCTCCAGCGGAGACGCCGCCTCCTGA
- a CDS encoding DEAD/DEAH box helicase gives MAVNHPPPGSATRGSPTSARRCDHRGVQEGADRGSGAAGAPAAEHLLRGPGRRERVLHEHVVPARAGTTAPWPGWVHPELRASLERSGVGALWQHQVLAAEAARAGRHVVVSTGTASGKSLAYLLPALTAVAEGAAEPGGRGATSLYLSPTKALAADQLQVVRSLAVPGVRAATYDGDVPPEERRWVRDHANHVLTNPDMLHRSLLPGHARWHRFLRALRVVVVDECHHYRGLFGSHVADVLRRLRRLARAAGADPVFVLASATAASPALTASRLVGVPVEEVVAVTEDTARRGATRFWMWEPPLLPGTGENGAPTRRSAASETADLLTDLVAGGVRTVAFVRSRRSAEAVASAARRGLAEVDPSLPDRVAAYRSGFLPEERRELERRLRSGDLLGVASTSALELGVDVSGLDAVVVAGWPGTRSALWQRAGRAGRSGQDALAVLVAEDDPLDTYVVHHPEVVLGAPVESTVLDPGNPYVLGPHLCAAAAERPLTPEDLPLFGPSAEPVLRHLVAGGLLRRRPGGWFWTRRERATDLADLRGTGGEPVRLVEAATGRVLGSVDAGSAHHAAHPGAVYVHQGETHVVEALDEEGSVALVRREDVEHTTSARTTTDVRILSEDRRRTWGPVAVCTGAVEVTTQVTSYLRRRATTGEVLGEEPLDLPSRTLRTAAVWWTVPAELLEEAGVDAADLPGAAHAAEHAAIGLLPLVATCDRWDVGGVSTALHPDTGLPTVVVHDAAAGGAGFAERGFAAAATWLRATADLVAECECPAGCPSCVQSPKCGNGNSPLDKAGALRMLRLVLASADVDDGDGGAAGAGATDAEGVSREVDLRDAPGAAPDALLRRAGGAQRV, from the coding sequence GTGGCAGTCAACCACCCACCCCCCGGGTCGGCCACGCGCGGTTCCCCGACCAGCGCGCGCCGGTGCGACCATCGAGGGGTGCAGGAGGGGGCGGACCGCGGCTCCGGAGCCGCTGGGGCGCCCGCCGCGGAGCACCTGCTGCGCGGTCCCGGGCGCCGCGAGCGCGTGCTGCACGAGCACGTGGTCCCGGCGCGCGCCGGGACCACGGCCCCCTGGCCGGGGTGGGTGCACCCGGAGCTGCGCGCCTCCCTCGAGCGCTCCGGGGTGGGGGCGCTGTGGCAGCACCAGGTGCTGGCGGCGGAGGCCGCCCGCGCCGGCCGGCACGTGGTGGTCTCCACCGGCACGGCGTCGGGCAAGTCGCTGGCGTACCTGCTGCCGGCGCTGACCGCCGTGGCCGAGGGCGCGGCGGAGCCGGGCGGCCGCGGCGCGACGTCCCTGTACCTGTCGCCCACCAAGGCGCTCGCCGCGGACCAGCTGCAGGTGGTCCGCTCGCTGGCCGTGCCGGGGGTGCGCGCCGCCACCTACGACGGCGACGTGCCGCCGGAGGAGCGCCGGTGGGTGCGCGACCACGCCAACCACGTGCTGACCAACCCGGACATGCTCCACCGCTCCCTGCTGCCGGGGCACGCCCGCTGGCACCGCTTCCTGCGGGCGCTGCGGGTGGTGGTGGTGGACGAGTGCCACCACTACCGGGGGCTCTTCGGCTCCCACGTCGCCGACGTGCTGCGGCGGCTGCGGCGGCTGGCCCGGGCTGCCGGGGCCGACCCCGTCTTCGTGCTCGCCTCGGCGACGGCGGCCTCCCCGGCGCTCACCGCGTCGCGCCTGGTGGGCGTGCCCGTGGAGGAGGTGGTGGCCGTCACCGAGGACACCGCCCGCCGCGGAGCGACCCGGTTCTGGATGTGGGAGCCGCCGCTGCTGCCCGGGACCGGGGAGAACGGTGCGCCCACCCGGCGCTCGGCGGCGTCCGAGACGGCCGACCTGCTGACGGACCTCGTGGCGGGCGGCGTGCGCACGGTGGCCTTCGTGAGGTCCCGGCGCAGCGCCGAGGCCGTGGCGTCCGCCGCCCGCCGGGGGCTGGCCGAGGTGGACCCGTCCCTCCCGGACCGCGTGGCCGCCTACCGGTCGGGCTTCCTGCCGGAGGAGCGGCGCGAGCTGGAGCGGCGGCTGCGGTCCGGTGACCTGCTGGGCGTGGCCTCGACCAGCGCCCTGGAGCTGGGGGTGGACGTCTCGGGCCTGGACGCCGTGGTGGTGGCCGGGTGGCCGGGCACCCGCTCGGCGCTGTGGCAGCGCGCCGGTCGGGCCGGCCGCAGCGGCCAGGACGCCCTCGCGGTGCTGGTGGCCGAGGACGACCCGCTGGACACGTACGTGGTGCACCACCCCGAGGTGGTGCTGGGGGCGCCAGTGGAGAGCACCGTGCTCGACCCGGGCAACCCGTACGTGCTGGGGCCGCACCTGTGCGCGGCCGCCGCAGAGCGGCCGCTGACGCCCGAGGACCTGCCCCTGTTCGGACCGTCCGCGGAGCCGGTGCTGCGCCACCTCGTGGCGGGGGGCCTGCTGCGGCGCCGGCCCGGGGGCTGGTTCTGGACCCGCCGCGAGCGCGCCACGGACCTGGCGGACCTGCGCGGCACCGGGGGCGAGCCGGTGCGGCTGGTGGAGGCGGCCACGGGGCGGGTGCTGGGCAGCGTGGACGCGGGCTCGGCGCACCACGCCGCCCACCCCGGCGCCGTGTACGTGCACCAGGGCGAGACGCACGTGGTGGAGGCGCTGGACGAGGAGGGGTCCGTGGCGCTGGTGCGCCGCGAGGACGTCGAGCACACCACCTCGGCGCGGACCACCACCGACGTGCGGATCCTGTCCGAGGACCGGCGCCGCACCTGGGGCCCGGTGGCGGTGTGCACCGGCGCCGTCGAGGTCACCACGCAGGTGACCTCGTACCTGAGGCGCCGGGCGACGACCGGCGAGGTGCTGGGCGAGGAGCCGCTGGACCTGCCGTCGCGGACCCTGCGGACCGCCGCCGTGTGGTGGACGGTGCCCGCCGAGCTGCTCGAGGAGGCCGGTGTGGACGCCGCGGACCTGCCGGGCGCGGCGCACGCCGCCGAGCACGCCGCGATCGGGCTGCTGCCTCTGGTGGCCACGTGCGACAGGTGGGACGTGGGCGGCGTCTCCACCGCCCTGCACCCCGACACGGGGCTGCCCACGGTGGTGGTGCACGACGCCGCCGCCGGCGGGGCCGGGTTCGCCGAGCGCGGCTTCGCGGCCGCGGCGACCTGGCTGCGCGCCACCGCCGACCTCGTCGCGGAGTGCGAGTGCCCGGCGGGCTGCCCCTCGTGCGTGCAGTCGCCCAAGTGCGGCAACGGCAACTCCCCGCTCGACAAGGCGGGGGCGCTGCGGATGCTGCGGCTGGTGCTGGCCTCCGCTGACGTCGACGACGGCGACGGCGGTGCCGCGGGCGCCGGCGCGACGGACGCCGAGGGGGTCTCCCGGGAGGTGGACCTGCGCGACGCGCCGGGCGCTGCTCCGGACGCGCTGCTCCGGCGCGCCGGAGGGGCCCAGCGGGTCTAG
- a CDS encoding Rv3654c family TadE-like protein: MTPGRRSDLPRGTGSDAGSGSVLVVAAVAAALLLAAGAAVVGQVAVAAARAASLADAAALAGAAAAALGGSGCGRAQEVARAGGGELVACGGPVVGSAGGSAGGLVVDVVVQVRPPGVAGATGPVTARARAGSAR; this comes from the coding sequence GTGACCCCAGGGCGGCGGTCCGACCTTCCTCGCGGGACCGGGAGCGACGCCGGGTCGGGGTCGGTGCTCGTGGTGGCCGCGGTGGCGGCCGCGCTCCTGCTCGCCGCTGGAGCCGCGGTCGTCGGCCAGGTGGCCGTGGCGGCTGCGCGCGCCGCCTCCCTGGCCGACGCCGCTGCCCTGGCCGGCGCGGCCGCAGCCGCGCTGGGCGGCAGCGGGTGCGGCCGTGCGCAGGAGGTGGCCCGGGCGGGGGGCGGTGAGCTGGTGGCCTGCGGCGGGCCGGTCGTGGGGTCGGCCGGGGGGTCGGCCGGGGGCCTCGTCGTCGACGTGGTGGTGCAGGTGCGGCCGCCGGGGGTGGCGGGGGCGACGGGGCCCGTCACCGCGCGGGCCCGGGCCGGCTCCGCGCGGTGA
- a CDS encoding TadE family type IV pilus minor pilin, with product MTAELAVGLLPLAVVLLLAAWLAAAGTAHVRVQLAAGAAARALARGEEAAVVAGRVAAASPGAVMTARRDGEVVLVEVAAPLDAPVLGRVGELSGSAVAPVELLDGEDG from the coding sequence GTGACGGCCGAGCTGGCGGTCGGCCTGCTCCCCCTGGCGGTGGTGCTGCTGCTGGCCGCCTGGCTGGCGGCGGCGGGCACGGCCCACGTGCGGGTCCAGCTGGCGGCGGGGGCGGCAGCGCGGGCGCTGGCCCGCGGTGAGGAGGCCGCCGTCGTCGCGGGGCGGGTGGCGGCCGCCTCTCCCGGAGCGGTGATGACCGCCCGGCGCGACGGCGAGGTGGTCCTCGTGGAGGTGGCCGCTCCGCTCGACGCCCCGGTGCTCGGTCGTGTCGGCGAGCTGTCGGGCAGCGCCGTGGCTCCCGTCGAGCTGCTCGACGGCGAGGACGGGTGA
- a CDS encoding DUF4244 domain-containing protein translates to MSHRTTAAPEAPAGSSAPAAEHPPLPTRKVPAGRDRRDAGMATAEYAIATLAACGFAALLLAVLSSGEVRGMLLALVQRALSLV, encoded by the coding sequence GTGTCCCACCGCACCACCGCAGCTCCAGAAGCTCCCGCCGGCTCTTCGGCCCCTGCCGCTGAGCACCCCCCGCTGCCCACCCGGAAGGTCCCGGCCGGCCGGGACCGGCGCGACGCGGGCATGGCGACCGCGGAGTACGCCATCGCCACGCTCGCCGCGTGCGGCTTCGCTGCGCTGCTGCTCGCGGTCCTGTCCAGCGGTGAGGTGCGGGGCATGCTCCTCGCCCTGGTCCAGCGCGCGCTGAGCCTGGTGTGA
- a CDS encoding type II secretion system F family protein, translated as MGPLVGPVVVSAAHPPLVWGAAALVGLAVLVLPGRPRPPRRPRAAPRGGGGAVVDVDPPLLLDLVAAVVSAGSAPVAAVSAVARVLREAGGPGVGAAEALDAAAAAGAGPAASSLGAPRPTGAAGPEHLADALAALQRCLWIAEQTGAPVAALLSSAATELRRRRRRAAALAAARLGVRVVAPLGLCTLPAFGLLAVVPVLLSLGRDLLG; from the coding sequence GTGGGCCCGCTGGTGGGCCCGGTGGTGGTGTCCGCGGCGCACCCGCCACTGGTCTGGGGCGCCGCTGCGCTCGTCGGCCTCGCCGTCCTGGTGCTGCCCGGCCGCCCGCGCCCGCCGCGGCGGCCGCGGGCGGCGCCGCGCGGAGGCGGCGGAGCCGTCGTGGACGTCGACCCCCCGCTGCTGCTGGACCTCGTCGCCGCCGTCGTCTCGGCGGGATCGGCTCCGGTGGCGGCCGTGTCCGCCGTGGCCCGCGTGCTCCGGGAGGCGGGCGGTCCGGGGGTCGGGGCCGCGGAGGCCCTGGACGCGGCCGCCGCGGCCGGTGCCGGTCCCGCGGCGAGCTCGCTCGGCGCGCCCCGGCCGACCGGCGCCGCCGGCCCGGAGCACCTGGCGGACGCGCTCGCGGCGCTGCAGCGCTGCCTGTGGATCGCCGAGCAGACCGGCGCCCCGGTGGCGGCGCTGCTGTCCTCGGCGGCCACCGAGCTGCGCCGCCGCCGACGGCGCGCCGCCGCGCTGGCCGCCGCACGGCTGGGCGTGAGGGTGGTCGCGCCGCTGGGCCTGTGCACCCTGCCCGCCTTCGGGCTGCTCGCGGTGGTGCCGGTGCTCCTCTCCCTGGGGCGGGACCTGCTCGGCTGA